AAAAGTTTGGCGTTATGGGGATAATATTGATACCGACGTCATTATCCCCGCAAGATACTTGAATACTTTTGACCCCAAGGAACTGGCTAGCCACTGCATGGTGGATATTGACGAAAGTTTTGCGGGTAACGTACAGGAAGGCGATATCATGGTCGGCGGCCGCAACTTTGGCTGCGGCTCCTCTCGTGAACATGCACCGGTAGCCATCAAAGCCAGCGGCATTCCCGTGGTCATTGCGGCCAGCTTTGCGCGGATTTTCTACCGCAATGGTATCAATATCGGCCTGCCGCTGCTCGAAATCGGTGATGATGTGGAAAAGATTCACGCTGATGACAAGTTGCAGGTGGATGTGACGACGGGCGAAATCAAGAACTTCACCACGGGTGATGTGTTCCATGCCCATCCTCTGCCGGGCTTTGTGCAGGAGATTGCCGAGGCGGGCGGTCTGATTGAATACATCAAAAAGAAAGGATAAGTGTGGTTACTTATGGCATATAATATTACGGTTATTCCCGGTGACGGCATTGGCAAGGAAATCACCGATGGTGCTGTGGAAGTGCTGAAAGCTGCCGATAAGAAATTCGGTTTGGGACTGAACTTTGCTTACCATGATGCCGGCGGAACGGCTTATGATAAATTCGGCACCCCTCTGCCGCAGGAAACCATTGATGCCTGCAAGGCGTCAGACGGCGTACTGTTCGGCGCTGTGGGCGGCGATAAATGGGATAAGGTAGACCCGGCTAAGCGCCCGGAAAAGGCCATTTTGGGCTTGCGCAAGGAATTGGGGCTTTATGCCAATCTGCGTCCGGTCAAGGTAGCCGATGCCCTGATTGAGTATTCGCCGTTAAAGCCGGAACTCGTGCGCGGGGCAGACCTCGTTATCGTCCGCGAACTTATCGGTGGTATTTACTTCGGTGAGAAGTGCGAATCCGAACAGCATAATGGCGTAGAGCGTGCCTGGGATTTGGAAAATTATTCCGTACCCGAAGTGGAACGCATTGCTAAACTTGCCTTTGAAACGGCGAAACTGCGCCGTGGCAAGGTGACGTCCGTTGAC
The Selenomonas ruminantium AC2024 DNA segment above includes these coding regions:
- a CDS encoding 3-isopropylmalate dehydratase small subunit codes for the protein MKLEGKVWRYGDNIDTDVIIPARYLNTFDPKELASHCMVDIDESFAGNVQEGDIMVGGRNFGCGSSREHAPVAIKASGIPVVIAASFARIFYRNGINIGLPLLEIGDDVEKIHADDKLQVDVTTGEIKNFTTGDVFHAHPLPGFVQEIAEAGGLIEYIKKKG
- the leuB gene encoding 3-isopropylmalate dehydrogenase: MAYNITVIPGDGIGKEITDGAVEVLKAADKKFGLGLNFAYHDAGGTAYDKFGTPLPQETIDACKASDGVLFGAVGGDKWDKVDPAKRPEKAILGLRKELGLYANLRPVKVADALIEYSPLKPELVRGADLVIVRELIGGIYFGEKCESEQHNGVERAWDLENYSVPEVERIAKLAFETAKLRRGKVTSVDKSNVLATSRLWRRTVEKVAKDYPEVVCNNLYVDNCAMQIAVKPTQFDVIVTGNLFGDILSDEAAVVGGSIGMLPSASIGECTSLYEPIHGSAPDIAGKGIANPIGTILSAAMLLRYSLHEEAAADAIEAAVDKALAEGYRTPDLWKDGFTKVNTSEMTKIISERV